The following are from one region of the Corylus avellana chromosome ca1, CavTom2PMs-1.0 genome:
- the LOC132183329 gene encoding calcium-dependent protein kinase 26-like, with amino-acid sequence MGIRESTMGKSYRRNTHPDHSSSSSNNQQLVAQHFSNGENPTKEEAIVSRGVDNQAYYVLGHKTANVHDLYEFGHELRREGLATTCLCIEIATGIEYACKSISKGKLTSEVGVEDLRREIQIMHHLAGHKNIVTIMGAYEDPLDVHIVMELCSGGDLFDEIIRRGHYAERKAAELGKIIVEVVDTCHSLGVMLRNLKPESFLLLDKYDDSSLKAFDFGCSVFFKPGQVFTDMGHMLPSACYMAPSAYYMAPEVLHGHYGPEADIWSAGVILYILLSGVPPFWAETQQGIFDAVLMGDIDFESNPWPSISVSAKDLIRKMLCSQPSERLTAHEVLCHPWICQDGVAPDRAPVPVILSRIKRFFEMKKLKKMALRVIAESLPEEELAGLREIFKAMDTDNSGEITFDKLKTGLRRYGSILRNSEILHLMEAVDVDDSGTINYGKFIAATIPLNKLERRELLLAAFQYFDKDGNGYITIDDLQQACEEHNMSGISLEDIEDTIRNVDQDNDGRIDYREFVALMEKGNGRIGRQIQHNLNLSKGSI; translated from the exons ATGGGAATCCGCGAATCTACCATGGGGAAATCTTATCGGCGCAACACCCATCCCGACCACTCCAGTTCCAGCTCGAATAACCAGCAGCTTGTTGCCCAACACTTCTCCAACGGTGAGAACCCCACCAAGGAAGAAGCCATCGTTAGCCGTGGCGTTGACAACCAAGCTTATTATGTGTTGGGCCATAAGACTGCTAATGTTCATGATCTTTACGAGTTTGGTCATGAATTACGACGGGAAGGATTAGCAACTACTTGTTTATGCATCGAGATTGCCACGGGGATTGAGTATGCCTGCAAGTCAATCTCAAAAGGGAAGTTGACTTCTGAGGTGGGTGTGGAGGATCTCAGGAGGGAGATTCAGATAATGCACCATTTGGCGGGCCACAAGAATATTGTGACCATCATGGGTGCTTATGAGGATCCCTTGGATGTGCATATTGTGATGGAGCTTTGTAGTGGTGGTGACTTGTTTGACGAGATCATCAGGAGGGGGCATTACGCGGAGAGGAAGGCTGCTGAATTGGGAAAGATCATTGTAGAGGTTGTTGATACTTGCCACTCGCTTGGGGTTATGCTTAGGAATCTAAAGCCTGAGAGCTTCTTGTTGCTTGACAAATATGATGATTCCTCTCTCAAAGCCTTTGATTTTGGGTGCTCTGTTTTCTTCAAACCAG GCCAAGTTTTCACGGATATGGGCCATATGCTTCCAAGCGCATGCTACATGGCTCCAAGCGCATACTACATGGCTCCCGAGGTACTCCATGGGCATTATGGACCAGAAGCAGACATATGGTCAGCAGGGGTCATACTGTATATATTGCTAAGTGGTGTGCCGCCATTTTGGGCAG AAACACAGCAGGGAATATTTGATGCGGTGTTGATGGGAGATATTGACTTCGAATCAAACCCATGGCCTAGTATATCTGTCAGTGCAAAGGACCTAATCCGGAAAATGTTATGTTCTCAACCTTCAGAACGTTTGACTGCTCATGAAGTTTTAT GCCATCCTTGGATATGTCAAGATGGAGTTGCTCCTGATAGAGCACCAGTTCCGGTTATACTTTCTCGGATAAAACGGTTCTTTGAAATGAAGAAGTTAAAGAAGATGGCTTTACGG GTAATAGCTGAAAGCCTTCCTGAGGAGGAGCTTGCCGGTTTGAGAGAAATTTTTAAGGCGATGGATACCGATAACAGTGGTGAAATTACATTTGATAAACTGAAAACTGGTTTGCGAAGATATGGCTCTATCTTGAGGAATTCAGAAATACTTCATCTCATGGAAGCC GTTGATGTCGACGACAGTGGGACTATCAACTACGGGAAATTTATAGCTGCAACAATTCCTCTTAACAAACTAGAACGCAGGGAACTTCTTCTTGCAGCATTTCAATACTTTGACAAGGATGGAAATGGTTACATTACAATTGATGATCTCCAGCAAGCTTGTGAAGAACATAACATGAGTGGTATTTCTCTTGAAGATATTGAAGATACAATCAGAAATGTTGATCAAGATAAT GACGGAAGGATCGATTATCGTGAATTTGTTGCTTTAATGGAAAAGGGCAATGGTAGAATTGGAAGGCAAATACAACACAATCTGAATTTGAGCAAAGGTTCAATCTGA